From one Lycium barbarum isolate Lr01 chromosome 6, ASM1917538v2, whole genome shotgun sequence genomic stretch:
- the LOC132598507 gene encoding uncharacterized protein LOC132598507 encodes MGGAGGNGNGVGVGGPPAESLYSGARVSVWWDIENCQVQRGSDPHAIAQNISSALVNMNYCGPVSISAYGDTTKISSSVQQALNSTGIGLNHVPAGVKDASDKKILVDMLFWAVDNPAPANYLLISGDRDFSNALHQLRMRRYNILLAQPQKASVPLIAAAKTVWLWTSLSAGGPPLTNSESSQLVNNSYGSLPFSDALSTSSSDSSMIKQLDTSHESPQKFNNMGRGTDSKQKGKPVRRSVNQPNISRNSSAMSGTQENHSAGNFHQPGYGYPKQFNDSVELPGAHNSRTPFSGPLPASSCVPGNPEASWTNGNNSQNNYQNNYTPVRPNHFPVSPVIPPGNFLPPNSHVHRSQSMPPRSDAQGFTSGPQIPMPDMGKLKISETSNNGHNRPFSQPRNGESRQPPKIENSHTNINGPHKGHNLQKKTPPYVEKEANRYPHPSPEIPPPLPQSSTTNNNNGPTNGVWGAPGCPKPSDYIQGLIGVILLALNTLKYEKIMPTEANIADCVKYGDPKHRNTDVKKALASAVEQQLVVTRNLGALQLYVGKNENLWRCVNPIGGNMKHYPKEAWDNLQKFLSSPAGRAAISATQCRFEAATVIKKMCLKELALGEILQILHMVINMKKWLVQPQSGWQPIKITLAEIVPDSGVVAAT; translated from the exons ATGGGGGGTGCCGGTGGAAACGGTAACGGCGTCGGAGTGGGCGGTCCGCCGGCGGAGTCACTGTACTCAGGGGCTAGGGTTTCGGTATGGTGGGATATAGAAAACTGTCAAGTACAAAGAGGATCTGATCCTCATGCGATTGCACAGAATATAAGTTCTGCTCTTGTTAATATGAATTACTGTGGACCTGTTTCCATTTCTGCTTATGGTGATACTACTAAGATCTCTTCTTCTGTTCAACAAGCGTTAAATAGTACTGGAATTGGCCTTAATCATGTTCCTGCAG GTGTCAAAGATGCAAGTGATAAGAAGATTCTCGTGGACATGTTATTCTGGGCGGTAGACAATCCGGCACCTGCTAATTATTTGTTGATTTCGGGAGATCGTGATTTTTCAAATGCGCTTCATCAATTACGCATGCGCCGATATAATATTCTTCTAGCACAACCTCAAAAAGCATCTGTTCCACTCATCGCTGCTGCGAAGACTGTTTGGCTCTGGACAAGCCTTTCTGCTGGAGGACCGCCTCTCACAAATAGTGAATCAAGTCAACTTGTAAATAACAGCTACGGTTCTTTACCCTTTTCGGACGCATTATCTACGTCATCGAGTGACTCCAGTATGATAAAACAACTTGACACTTCCCATGAAAGCCCACAGAAGTTTAACAATATGGGAAGGGGTACAGATAGTAAACAGAAGGGCAAGCCAGTTCGTAGAAGTGTGAATCAACCCAATATATCACGAAATTCATCTGCAATGTCCGGCACACAAGAAAATCATAGTGCTGGAAACTTTCATCAACCAGGATATGGATATCCTAAGCAGTTCAATGATTCAGTGGAGCTGCCTGGAGCTCATAACTCAAGAACTCCTTTCAGTGGGCCTTTACCTGCCTCAAGCTGTGTTCCTGGTAATCCCGAGGCTTCCTGGACAAATGGAAACAACTCACAGAACAATTATCAAAATAATTATACTCCTGTAAGGCCAAACCACTTCCCTGTATCACCTGTAATTCCACCTGGTAATTTCCTACCACCAAATTCGCATGTGCATCGTTCGCAATCAATGCCTCCTAGGTCTGATGCACAAGGCTTCACCTCAGGCCCTCAAATACCTATGCCTGATATGGGTAAGCTAAAAATCAGTGAAACCTCCAATAATGGTCATAATCGTCCTTTTTCTCAACCTCGGAATGGAGAATCGAGACAACCTCCTAAGATTGAGAATTCTCATACAAATATAAATGGGCCTCATAAAGGACACAATTTGCAGAAGAAAACACCACCTTACGTCGAAAAAGAGGCGAACAGGTATCCACATCCCAGCCCTGAGATTCCACCACCACTGCCACAGTCATCTACAACAAATAACAATAATGGACCTACCAATGGCGTGTGGGGAGCTCCAGGATGCCCAAAGCCTTCTGATTATATTCAAGGCCTTATTGGAGTCATTTTACTTGCATTGAACACCCTAAAATATGAGAAGATTATGCCTACTGAAGCAAACATCGCCGATTGCGTCAAATATGGAGATCCAAAACACCGCAATACTGATGTTAAGAAGGCTCTCGCGAGTGCAGTTGAACAACAGCTGGTAGTAACACGGAATTTAGGTGCTTTGCAATTGTATGTTGGTAAAAATGAGAACCTATGGAGGTGTGTGAATCCCATTGGTGGTAATATGAAACACTATCCCAAAGAAGCATGGGATAACCTCCAGAAATTTCTATCATCTCCCGCTGGACGAGCCGCCATAAGTGCTACTCAGTGCAG GTTTGAAGCAGCTACAGTTATTAAGAAAATGTGCTTAAAGGAGCTTGCTTTAGGCGAAATACTTCAGATCTTGCATATGGTTATCAATATGAAGAAGTGGCTTGTACAACCTCAATCCGGGTGGCAACCAATTAAGATTACTCTCGCAGAGATCGTCCCCGACTCAGGGGTGGTAGCTGCGACCTAA